The Acanthopagrus latus isolate v.2019 chromosome 11, fAcaLat1.1, whole genome shotgun sequence genome segment AAGTGTCTCCACCTTTCTTGTCTCGCGCGGTGAGCAGGAGGAGTTCACGTACAAGCGCTGGGTGGCACACGCCCTCTACGTCACTGAGTCGGAGCCTCCGCCTGAAGACGGTCAGTCACTCCTCCTGACTTGAGTCCGTGCTGTGAGCGCTGTCTGCCGTCACCTCCCTGCTTCCGACCGTCCGTCCGCCGCTGCTCGGGGAGGGGGAAGCATGTTCATTACCTCGATACGGAGTACTTCTCACCCTGTAGTCTACTGACGCCCTCCACCACAGGTAAGCTCACCTGGCTCGctgttctctctcctgccctcctGGGTTTTGCCTCTCTTTATAGTGACctgtttggtcttttttttttttttttttgctttctgcaaaggattttatttctctttcagtGGGAAATGTCCTCTTTCCCATTGTCTCTGAAACCACGTCGTGTTGTAAACTTATTGCATCATAAATGAAGATAAGCTGCACTTTAGACTGGCTTACATTGAAAATCTTGTTTCGCAGCATATCTGCAGTGTTTACTCTCAGGAATGTTTGTACGGGCACTTTATTGCGTTACTCGACTGAGTGGCTCTCATTTTAATGTTACTGTCTTAACGGagtgtattttgtttgtctgttttagtTATATTCAGAGAAGAAGTAGTGGTAATAGTATCTTCTCGTAACTTGGTTTTGGCATGTGCACTTGGCTCCAGAGTCAAGTCTCCAGTAGTGGAATGTACTGAAGTACAAAGTttaagtacttttatttttacttttattttactccaGTATTTCCCTTTTCAGTTTCAGAGGGAAGTATTTAGTGACaatttactttacaaattaagATATGCACttacaaaacaggaagagctCATTAAgaggatgttttgttgttgttgttgttgaatgacaggaaatgaattgGGAGcagaggatttgctgctttttctttaaattattattttttgatattttttggattttggacaaaaaaaatattttgaagttAACTTTTTGTTAATTGCACTCTGGGTGATGATGATATGTACTTACAGTATATAGCATAGTTTATTCTTCAATATAGGGCTACAACCAACCAATATTTACATTAACTGATTATTAGATAAATAATTTGGTGGacaaaatgataattaaaatgtcatttcctataataatactaatactatcactactactaataataatgacatttatttatataccaAAACTCATACATAAAAATGCAACTCAAAGTGCTCAACATAAAAGCAGATGATCAAAGCTGTTATGATAagataataatgacaaaatagaattgaatttaaagagcAGGATTGGGCAgaagataaaacaggaaaaggcaAGTCATCTGGGAAATGCTTTAAGAGGAAGCAATACCAAAGAATGAAACAATAGTATTCAAACAgtgagataagataagataaaacaaCCATCACTTACATCAGTTCAGGAGAATGCAATAGTCAAAAGATGTGTCTTAAGATTTCAGTTTAGAGTCCCTGTTCCAGAGTTTTGGGCCATAATTGAGCACGGCCAACGCTCCACtccatttttttgtcttgactTCAGGAACAGTCCGGGATCCAGTGAGCGAAGTCGATGTCTTTACATGTCTTGTAATGTCCAAACATCAGTCCCGAACtcaaatatatttagtttactATCacataagacaaagaaaagcagaacatCCTCATTTATTGACAGGCAGGAAAGTGGTATTTTGCTTGATAAATTGCACATATCCTGTTGACCAATCAATCGcctaatcatttcagctcttcTTGATCTGATAAATGATTGATAAAACCATGAATGATGAAATCattgataaatgtaaaaagaaaacaaagaatagGAAGAGCACTAACAAGGAGAAATACTGCCAAAGTAAAAGCACGCCCACAACAGGctggaaaaaaggcaaaagccattaaaaaaaaataattaattggACAAAAGATCtcttaaattaaatcaacagtCAGTTACATGAACACCATAAAGCCTTGCCGTTATGTTGGTTATCTGAATGAATAGTAAAAAGGACAATtaaattatgatttattatCTGATAAATGAATTGTAATTGTTTGACTTCTTACATTTTCTTGTATTCATTTGACAGAATCACCTTTAAAATGGACCAGCCGAACATCAGCTGCCACTATAATGAGTCCATGGCCTTCTTCTACAAGAACATCGGAGCTAAAGATAAATGGGACAAAACGCAGCTCATCCTGGTGCAGGTGGTGGGCTCTCTCTTCTGCTGTTTCATCCTCGTCTCTAATGCCATGGTCATAGCAGCTGTCATCACCAACAAGAGGTTTCACTACCCTTTCTACTATCTTCTCTCCAACCTCGCCGCCTCGGACTTCCTGGCTGGCATCGCGTATGTTTACCTCATGTTCAACACGGGTGAGGTGTCGCATAAACTCACAGTGAAGGGATACTTCTTCCGTCAAGGTCTTCTGGACATCAGTCTCTCGGCCTCGCTGGCCAACCTGCTGGTCATAGCTCTGGAGCGCTACATCTCTGTCATGAACTGGAAAGTCCACAGCAACCTGACGAAGAGAAGGGTGACCCTGCTGATCGTGCTGGTGTGGGCCATCTCCATCTTCATGGGGGCTGTGCCGAGTCTGGGCTGGAACTGCATCTGCAACCTGAGCGACTGCTCAGAGCTGGCTCCCATCTTCAGCCGGAGCTACCTGATCTTCTGGTCCGCGTCCAACCTGGTGGTGTTCCTGGTGATGGTGGTTATCTACATGAGGATCTACACCTACGTCAAGAAGAAGACGGCCGTTCTTACGCCGCATACCAGCGGTTCTATCAACCGCAAGAGGACGCCCATCAAGCTCATCAAGACAGTCATGGTCGTGCTCGGTAAGTGCTGGTCGTAAAAGTGTCTGTGCTTCAAGATTCATGCGACACCAGTGAGTCAGAGCATTCACAGCATTAGTCAGATATAAGTAGTGGATGTGTGCAGCTTGTCTGGGGTTTAGGAGGACTCTAAACCACTGCTGAACAGGCCGGATTGTAACCTGTGTTTTCCCGATAAGAGAGCCTTGAGCGTTATAACAAACACTTA includes the following:
- the lpar3 gene encoding lysophosphatidic acid receptor 3, which gives rise to MDQPNISCHYNESMAFFYKNIGAKDKWDKTQLILVQVVGSLFCCFILVSNAMVIAAVITNKRFHYPFYYLLSNLAASDFLAGIAYVYLMFNTGEVSHKLTVKGYFFRQGLLDISLSASLANLLVIALERYISVMNWKVHSNLTKRRVTLLIVLVWAISIFMGAVPSLGWNCICNLSDCSELAPIFSRSYLIFWSASNLVVFLVMVVIYMRIYTYVKKKTAVLTPHTSGSINRKRTPIKLIKTVMVVLGAFVICWTPGLVVLLLDGLHCMSCNVVKLKRWLLLLAVLNSVMNPCIYSYKDEEMWQTFKNLLRCIGNGTRRQRSTKANARPLSSGQDTGNSQLPSEETKKDDQAILKT